In Solanum lycopersicum chromosome 5, SLM_r2.1, the following are encoded in one genomic region:
- the LOC101255295 gene encoding large ribosomal subunit protein uL15c: MASLLSISSASPTRTNSIITQFSSSFKGNVSNLKSSSKLLPLIKVCNLKSKSITRTPFVVFNQTASFGADSATGSVRFRLNNLGPQPGATKNRKRKGRGHSAGQGGSCGFGMRGQKSRSGPGVRKGFEGGQMPLYRRLPKLRGIAGGMHAGLPKYVPVNLKDIEEAGFQEGEEVSLESLKQKGLINPSGRERRLPLKILGDGELSVKLNFKARAFSTSAKEKLEAAGCSLTVLPGRKKWVKPSVAKNLARAEEYFAKKRAAAAESADPSAA, from the exons ATGGCGTCTCTACTCTCCATCTCCTCTGCATCACCTACAAGAACAAATTCAATCATTACCCAgttttcttcatcattcaag GGTAATGTAAgtaatttgaagtcaagttcgAAGCTTTTGCCTTTAATAAAGGTCTGCAATTTGAAATCTAAGTCAATAACAAGAACCCCATTTGTTGTTTTCAACCAAACTGCAAGTTTTGGTGCTGATTCTGCAACTGGGAGTGTTCGTTTTCGGCTTAATAACTTGGGTCCTCAACCTGGGGCTACCAAGAATAGGAAGAGGAAAGGTAGAGGGCATTCAGCTGGACAAGGGGGTAGTTGTGGTTTTGGTATGAGAGGTCAAAAATCAAGGTCTGGACCTGGAGTTAGAAAGGGGTTTGAAGGGGGTCAAATGCCTCTCTATAGGAGACTTCCTAAGTTGAGAGGAATTGCTGGAG gCATGCATGCTGGACTTCCCAAATATGTACCTGTGAACTTGAAGGACATAGAAGAGGCAGGATTTCAAGAAGGGGAAGAGGTTTCACTTGAGTCCCTCAAGCAAAAGGGTTTAATAAATCCTTCAGGGAGAGAAAGGAGACTTCCACTTAAG ATCTTAGGCGATGGTGAGCTAAGCGTGAAACTCAACTTCAAAGCCCGCGCTTTTTCAACGTCAGCCAAGGAGAAACTAGAGGCTGCTGGTTGCTCATTGACTGTTCTACCAGGCAGAAAGAAATGGGTAAAACCATCAGTTGCCAAGAACCTTGCTAGAGCTGAGGAATATTTTGCAAAGAAAAGAGCAGCTGCAGCTGAATCAGCTGACCCCTCTGCTGCTTAA
- the LYR gene encoding protein lyrate isoform X1: protein MSPERNPLDLNNLPHEEFCRDGKQVLEGSSSSSGGGYRKKKNGGKEDCGKVYECRFCSLKFCKSQALGGHMNRHRQERETETLNRARQLVFNNDNIIPPHHLSCPPIPHGGGYHQSTNIGDPTLSYRPPPPPPPSLYPTGLFSGNSTTTLLPPPPTQPPHQPSYMYASPPRMVSFSSHQYPAQTNDYFLGHVLSESNTHSTSTTNNFMGSSALGPDHGSNNNNNNNNSNNYTCIGAPIGHGLGLGNNGSGSSGKQQHLDRFQDGF, encoded by the exons AT gagTCCAGAAAGAAATCCACTTGACCTCAACAATTTACCTCATGAAGAATTTTGTAGAGATGGTAAACAAGTCCTTGAAGGTAGTTCTTCATCTTCTG gAGGAGggtatagaaaaaagaaaaacggCGGTAAAGAAGATTGTGGTAAAGTTTATGAGTGTAGGTTTTGTTCCCTCAAATTTTGCAAATCTCAAGCACTTGGGGGACACATGAACCGCCACCGTCAAG agAGGGAGACAGAAACACTAAATCGAGCTCGTCAACTGGTGTTCAATAATGATAACATAATCCCTCCACATCACCTTAG TTGTCCTCCAATTCCTCATGGAGGAGGTTACCACCAATCAACAAACATTGGTGATCCAACGCTCTCTTATAGGCCGCCGCCGCCACCACCACCATCACTTTATCCAACAGGGTTATTTTCAGGAAATTCTACCACTACTCTCTTGCCACCTCCACCAACACAACCGCCACATCAACCATCATACATGTACGCCTCTCCACCGCGTATGGTTtcattctcttctcatcaataTCCGGCTCAAACAAATGATTACTTCCTAGGCCATGTCTTGTCAGAATCCAACACACACTCGACAAGTACTACCAATAACTTCATGGGATCATCCGCTCTGGGGCCTGATCATGGtagcaataacaataataacaacaataatagtaataattacaCTTGCATTGGTGCACCAATAGGGCATGGACTTGGACTTGGCAATAATGGAAGTGGCTCTAGTGGGAAACAACAACATTTGGATCGATTTCAAGATGGATTTTAG
- the LYR gene encoding protein lyrate — protein sequence MSPERNPLDLNNLPHEEFCRDGKQVLEGGGYRKKKNGGKEDCGKVYECRFCSLKFCKSQALGGHMNRHRQERETETLNRARQLVFNNDNIIPPHHLSCPPIPHGGGYHQSTNIGDPTLSYRPPPPPPPSLYPTGLFSGNSTTTLLPPPPTQPPHQPSYMYASPPRMVSFSSHQYPAQTNDYFLGHVLSESNTHSTSTTNNFMGSSALGPDHGSNNNNNNNNSNNYTCIGAPIGHGLGLGNNGSGSSGKQQHLDRFQDGF from the exons AT gagTCCAGAAAGAAATCCACTTGACCTCAACAATTTACCTCATGAAGAATTTTGTAGAGATGGTAAACAAGTCCTTGAAG gAGGAGggtatagaaaaaagaaaaacggCGGTAAAGAAGATTGTGGTAAAGTTTATGAGTGTAGGTTTTGTTCCCTCAAATTTTGCAAATCTCAAGCACTTGGGGGACACATGAACCGCCACCGTCAAG agAGGGAGACAGAAACACTAAATCGAGCTCGTCAACTGGTGTTCAATAATGATAACATAATCCCTCCACATCACCTTAG TTGTCCTCCAATTCCTCATGGAGGAGGTTACCACCAATCAACAAACATTGGTGATCCAACGCTCTCTTATAGGCCGCCGCCGCCACCACCACCATCACTTTATCCAACAGGGTTATTTTCAGGAAATTCTACCACTACTCTCTTGCCACCTCCACCAACACAACCGCCACATCAACCATCATACATGTACGCCTCTCCACCGCGTATGGTTtcattctcttctcatcaataTCCGGCTCAAACAAATGATTACTTCCTAGGCCATGTCTTGTCAGAATCCAACACACACTCGACAAGTACTACCAATAACTTCATGGGATCATCCGCTCTGGGGCCTGATCATGGtagcaataacaataataacaacaataatagtaataattacaCTTGCATTGGTGCACCAATAGGGCATGGACTTGGACTTGGCAATAATGGAAGTGGCTCTAGTGGGAAACAACAACATTTGGATCGATTTCAAGATGGATTTTAG
- the LOC101255589 gene encoding caffeoylshikimate esterase, with product MDLALNSTFRPSIPSESSLFHRKINRPIIHRHIWKWKPQISTSETKGRTITMALKKAKIDGVSEALNEIASQNLDHAPARRRVRSAFANVQQQLDHILFKMAPGDIRLEEWYETNSKGQQIFCKSWLPKPGIRIKGALCFSHGYGDTCTFFFEGIAKHIAAAGYAVYAIDHPGFGLSDGLHGYIPEFDGIVDNVNEQYVKIKGRPEVRGLPHFIFGQSMGGAIALKALLKEPHEWDGIVLVAPMCKIAEDMTPPVPLQKVLIFLSNIMPQAKIVPTKDLAELAIREFKKRKMAPYNVISYSDKTRVKTAVELLNATKYIEQHVDKVASPMLILHGADDRVTDPRVSQYLYDKSSSSDKTLKLYDGGFHCILEGEPDDRILTVLNDIISWLDTRCTPN from the exons atggaccTTGCATTAAATTCCACTTTCCGACCATCTATACCATCGGAATCTTCACTTTTCCACCGgaaaataaatcgacccattATTCACCGGCATATATGGAAGTGGAAACCACAAATTTCTACTTCAGAGACTAAAGGTAGAACGATTACTATGGCCCTAAAAAAGGCAAAAATTGATGGGGTAAGTGAAGCTTTAAATGAAATTGCTTCACAAAATTTGGATCATGCTCCTGCTAGAAGAAGGGTTCGATCAGCTTTTGCTAATGTTCAACAGCAGCTTGATCATATCTTGTTTAAG ATGGCTCCAGGTGATATCAGATTAGAGGAG TGGTATGAAACAAATTCGAAAGGCCAACAGATTTTTTGCAAAAGTTGGCTGCCAAAGCCTGGCATACGAATTAAAGGTGCTTTGTGCTTCAGTCATGGATATGGTGATACTTGCACGTTCTTCTTTGAAG GTATTGCGAAGCATATAGCGGCTGCTGGCTATGCTGTCTATGCTATTGACCATCCCGGTTTTGGTCTCTCTGATGGTTTGCATGGATATATTCCTGAGTTTGATGGTATAGTTGACAATGTCAATGAACAGTATGTGAAGATTAAAG GTAGGCCAGAAGTTAGAGGGCTTCCCCACTTTATTTTTGGGCAGTCGATGGGAGGTGCAATTGCTCTGAAAGCTCTTCTTAAGGAACCACATGAATGGGATGGAATTGTCCTTGTCGCGCCAATGTGCAAA ATTGCAGAAGACATGACGCCACCAGTTCCACTGCAGAAAGTCTTGATTTTTTTGTCTAACATTATGCCACAAGCAAAGATAGTCCCTACGAAAGATTTGGCGGAGTTGGCAATCAGGGAAttcaagaaaaggaaaatg GCTCCATACAATGTAATCTCTTACTCCGATAAAACACGTGTGAAAACTGCCGTGGAACTCTTAAATGCTACAAAATACATTGAACAACATGTGGATAAG GTGGCATCCCCAATGCTCATTCTTCATGGAGCAGACGATAGAGTGACAGATCCTCGCGTGAGTCAGTACCTGTATGACAAGTCTTCCAGCAGTGACAAAACTCTTAAGCTCTACGATGGAGGGtttcactgcattcttgaaggTGAACCTGATGATCGGATTCTTACTGTGCTCAACGACATTATCTCATGGCTTGATACTCGGTGCACTCCGAATTAG